In a single window of the Phaeobacter sp. G2 genome:
- a CDS encoding DUF192 domain-containing protein, which produces MARLRASLAAPALALFCGLGLCAPVLAADCRPDRVELRGSWGQTSFSVEIADDEAERAQGLMFRESMARGAGMLFVYSKPQRVAFWMKNTLIPLDIIFLDQTGRVIRVQADAVPGDLTPLPGGSNVFAVLEINGGLAARYGISIGTEMRHKVFSKTAPIWPC; this is translated from the coding sequence ATGGCGCGGTTGAGAGCCTCTCTCGCCGCACCGGCCTTGGCCCTTTTCTGTGGCTTGGGCCTTTGTGCCCCAGTTCTCGCAGCGGACTGTCGTCCCGATCGGGTGGAGCTGCGTGGCAGCTGGGGGCAAACATCCTTTTCCGTTGAAATTGCTGATGACGAAGCCGAACGCGCCCAGGGGCTGATGTTCCGCGAAAGCATGGCGCGGGGCGCGGGTATGCTTTTTGTCTATTCAAAGCCGCAGCGCGTGGCCTTTTGGATGAAGAATACCCTCATTCCACTTGATATCATTTTTCTCGATCAGACCGGTCGAGTCATTCGGGTGCAGGCGGATGCGGTTCCCGGTGATCTGACGCCGCTGCCCGGCGGCAGTAACGTCTTTGCTGTGCTCGAAATCAACGGTGGTTTGGCCGCTAGATATGGAATTTCGATCGGCACCGAGATGCGCCACAAAGTTTTTTCAAAAACTGCACCAATTTGGCCTTGTTAG
- a CDS encoding vitamin B12-dependent ribonucleotide reductase, with the protein MKIERKFTKSGQDAYKSLDFISATSEIRNPDGTIVFRQENIEVPSSWSQVASDVIAQKYFRKAGVPERLKKVKEEGVPEFLWRSVPAGKDVPTGGETSSKQVFDRLAGAWTYWGWKGGYFTSEEDARAYFDEMRHMLATQRAAPNSPQWFNTGLHWAYGIDGPAQGHHYVDYKTGKLTKSTSSYEHPQPHACFIQSVADDLVNEGGIMDLWVREARLFKYGSGTGTNFSHLRGEGEALSGGGKSSGLMGFLRIGDRAAGAIKSGGTTRRAAKMVIVDADHPDIEDFIEWKVIEEQKVASIVAGSKMHEKMLNSIFAAIRSWDGASEDAYEPANNPALKTAVREAKKVAIPETYIKRVLDYAKQGYDSIEFPIYDTDWDSEAYNSVSGQNSNNSIRVTNAFLHAVKKDADWQLINRTDGKVAKTVKARDLWEKVGHAAWACADPGIQFHDTVNEWHTCPADGEIRGSNPCSEYMFLDDTACNLASLNLLTFYKDGKFQAEDYMHACRLWTVTLEISVTMAQFPSKEIAQRSYDFRTLGLGYANIGGLLMNMGYGYDSEEGRALCGSLTALMTGVAYATSAEMAGELGAFSGYARNADAMLKVIRNHRTAAMGKVTGYEGLSVPPVPLDISGCPDARLADLAMGAWDEALELGEKHGYRNAQTTVIAPTGTIGLVMDCDTTGIEPDFALVKFKKLAGGGYFKIINRSVPSALEGLGYSSSQIEEIVSYAVGHASLGNAPGINHTSLAGHGFGPNELSKIDSALEAAFDIRFVFNQWTLGEDFCTGVLGIPAKKLNDPTFDLLRHLGFSKADIDAANDHVCGTMTLEGAPHLKEEHYQIFDCANPCGKKGKRFLGVESHIRMMAAAQSFISGAISKTINMPNDAAIEECQKAYELSWSLGVKANALYRDGSKLSQPLAAALVEDDDEAAELLETGNNQEKAVVLAEKIVEKIVIKEVIKSHRTKMPHRRKGYTQKAVVGGHKVYLRTGEYESGTLGEIFIDMHKEGAGFRAMMNNFAIAVSVGLQYGVPLEEFVDAFTFTKFEPAGMVQGNDSIKNATSVLDYVFRELAVSYLDRTDLAHVKPQGPAFDDIGRGEEEGVSNLSEISESAATRSLEVLKQISSTGYLRKRLPQDLVVLQGGQTGGTGLMNAGLSAADPVSDLQSLVPETTAAPVTGMDARTKAKMQGYEGEACGECGNYTLVRNGTCMKCNTCGSTSGCS; encoded by the coding sequence ATGAAGATCGAGCGCAAATTCACCAAGTCAGGGCAGGACGCCTATAAATCTCTGGATTTCATTTCTGCCACCTCAGAAATTCGAAACCCGGATGGCACCATTGTGTTCCGCCAGGAGAATATCGAGGTGCCCTCCAGCTGGAGTCAGGTTGCCAGTGATGTCATTGCGCAGAAGTATTTTCGCAAAGCCGGCGTGCCAGAGCGGCTGAAAAAGGTCAAAGAAGAGGGCGTACCCGAATTCCTATGGCGCTCTGTTCCCGCTGGCAAGGATGTGCCCACTGGGGGCGAAACCTCCTCTAAGCAGGTGTTTGATCGTCTGGCGGGGGCCTGGACCTATTGGGGCTGGAAAGGCGGCTATTTCACCAGCGAAGAAGACGCCCGCGCCTATTTTGACGAAATGCGCCACATGCTGGCGACCCAGCGCGCCGCGCCCAATAGCCCACAATGGTTCAACACCGGTCTGCACTGGGCCTATGGGATTGATGGTCCGGCCCAGGGCCACCACTATGTTGATTACAAAACCGGCAAGCTGACAAAATCCACCAGCTCCTATGAGCACCCGCAGCCCCATGCCTGCTTTATCCAGTCCGTGGCGGATGACCTGGTCAACGAGGGCGGCATTATGGATCTTTGGGTGCGCGAGGCGCGCCTGTTCAAATATGGCTCTGGCACCGGCACCAATTTCAGCCACCTGCGCGGCGAAGGAGAGGCCCTGTCGGGTGGCGGCAAATCCTCTGGTCTGATGGGCTTCCTGCGTATTGGCGACCGCGCTGCGGGGGCGATCAAATCCGGCGGCACCACCCGGCGCGCGGCCAAGATGGTTATTGTGGATGCGGACCATCCCGATATCGAAGATTTCATCGAATGGAAGGTCATCGAAGAGCAGAAAGTTGCCTCGATTGTGGCCGGTTCCAAGATGCATGAGAAGATGCTGAACAGCATTTTTGCCGCCATCCGGTCCTGGGATGGCGCCTCTGAGGATGCCTATGAGCCTGCAAACAACCCGGCGCTGAAAACGGCGGTCCGCGAGGCCAAGAAGGTTGCCATCCCCGAGACCTATATCAAACGTGTGCTGGACTACGCCAAGCAGGGTTATGACAGCATTGAATTCCCGATCTATGATACCGACTGGGATTCAGAGGCCTATAATTCTGTCTCTGGTCAGAACTCCAACAACTCGATCCGGGTCACCAATGCGTTTTTGCATGCGGTGAAAAAAGATGCCGATTGGCAGCTGATCAACCGCACGGATGGCAAGGTCGCCAAAACCGTCAAGGCGCGGGATCTGTGGGAAAAAGTCGGCCATGCGGCCTGGGCCTGTGCCGATCCTGGCATTCAGTTCCACGACACCGTGAACGAGTGGCATACCTGCCCGGCGGATGGGGAAATTCGCGGCTCAAACCCGTGTTCGGAATATATGTTTCTGGATGACACCGCCTGTAACCTGGCCTCATTGAACCTGTTGACCTTCTACAAGGATGGCAAGTTCCAGGCTGAGGACTACATGCATGCCTGCCGTCTATGGACCGTGACACTGGAAATCTCGGTCACCATGGCGCAGTTCCCCTCCAAAGAGATCGCTCAGCGGTCTTATGACTTCAGAACCCTGGGCCTGGGCTATGCCAATATCGGCGGTTTGCTAATGAACATGGGCTATGGCTACGACAGCGAGGAAGGCCGGGCGCTTTGCGGTTCGCTGACCGCGCTGATGACTGGTGTTGCCTATGCCACCTCGGCTGAGATGGCCGGGGAACTGGGCGCATTTTCTGGCTATGCCCGCAATGCCGACGCCATGCTCAAGGTCATTCGCAACCACCGCACCGCGGCAATGGGCAAGGTTACGGGCTATGAGGGGCTTTCGGTTCCACCTGTGCCGCTGGATATTTCCGGCTGCCCAGATGCGCGGCTTGCGGATCTGGCCATGGGGGCCTGGGACGAGGCATTGGAGCTGGGTGAAAAGCACGGCTACCGCAATGCCCAAACCACCGTCATCGCCCCGACCGGCACCATTGGCCTGGTAATGGACTGTGACACCACCGGAATTGAGCCGGACTTTGCCCTGGTGAAATTCAAGAAACTGGCTGGTGGCGGCTACTTCAAAATTATCAACCGGTCGGTGCCCTCCGCTCTCGAAGGGCTCGGATATAGCTCCTCGCAGATTGAAGAGATCGTCTCTTACGCGGTGGGTCATGCGTCCCTCGGCAATGCGCCGGGTATCAACCACACCTCGCTGGCTGGCCACGGCTTTGGCCCCAATGAATTGTCCAAGATCGACAGTGCCTTGGAAGCAGCTTTTGACATTCGCTTTGTGTTCAACCAGTGGACCCTGGGCGAGGATTTCTGCACCGGCGTACTGGGCATCCCGGCTAAAAAGCTGAATGATCCCACCTTTGATTTGCTGCGCCATCTCGGCTTTAGCAAGGCCGACATCGACGCCGCCAATGACCATGTCTGTGGCACCATGACGCTGGAAGGGGCGCCACATCTGAAAGAAGAGCATTATCAGATCTTTGACTGCGCCAACCCTTGTGGCAAAAAAGGTAAGCGTTTTCTTGGCGTTGAAAGCCATATCCGCATGATGGCTGCAGCCCAGAGCTTTATCTCCGGGGCGATTTCAAAAACCATCAACATGCCCAATGATGCCGCCATCGAAGAGTGCCAGAAAGCCTATGAACTGAGCTGGTCCCTGGGTGTCAAGGCCAATGCGTTGTACCGTGATGGCTCCAAGCTGAGCCAGCCGCTGGCAGCGGCGCTGGTTGAGGATGACGATGAGGCAGCAGAGCTGCTGGAAACCGGCAACAATCAGGAAAAAGCCGTTGTTCTGGCAGAGAAAATTGTCGAGAAGATCGTCATCAAGGAAGTGATCAAATCCCACCGCACCAAGATGCCGCACCGGCGCAAGGGCTATACGCAAAAAGCGGTTGTTGGCGGTCACAAAGTCTACCTGCGGACCGGCGAATATGAGAGCGGCACCCTGGGTGAGATCTTCATCGACATGCACAAAGAGGGTGCAGGGTTCCGGGCGATGATGAACAACTTTGCCATCGCGGTCTCGGTTGGTCTGCAATACGGCGTGCCCCTGGAAGAGTTCGTCGATGCCTTTACCTTCACCAAGTTCGAACCCGCCGGCATGGTGCAGGGCAATGACTCGATCAAAAATGCCACCTCGGTACTGGACTATGTGTTCCGCGAACTGGCGGTGAGCTATCTGGATCGCACGGATCTGGCGCATGTCAAACCCCAGGGCCCTGCCTTTGACGACATTGGCCGCGGCGAGGAAGAAGGCGTGTCCAACCTGTCGGAAATCAGCGAAAGCGCCGCAACCCGGTCGCTCGAAGTGCTGAAACAGATCTCTTCCACTGGGTATCTGCGCAAGCGTCTACCACAGGATCTTGTGGTGCTTCAGGGCGGGCAAACCGGTGGAACGGGGTTAATGAACGCAGGTCTCTCGGCGGCGGATCCGGTTTCCGATCTGCAATCCCTGGTGCCAGAAACCACCGCAGCCCCAGTCACGGGCATGGATGCGCGCACCAAGGCCAAGATGCAGGGCTATGAGGGCGAAGCCTGCGGCGAATGCGGCAACTACACGCTGGTGCGTAATGGTACCTGCATGAAGTGCAACACCTGCGGCTCCACCTCTGGCTGTTCCTAA
- the pdxH gene encoding pyridoxamine 5'-phosphate oxidase — MSERSGIFAGDDPFEIARTWLTEAEKTEINDPNAIALATVDSNGLPNSRMVLLKEIEADAFVFYTNYESAKAQELDQAGKASFVMHWKSLRRQIRVRGNISREEGPKADEYYASRSLKSRLGAWASKQSRPLDSRASLMAEVAKVTATKGPNPPRPPFWGGYRISPVEIEFWADGAFRLHDRFTWIYDAEQDKWSVSRLNP; from the coding sequence ATGAGCGAACGTTCAGGGATCTTTGCCGGCGATGACCCATTTGAAATTGCCCGCACCTGGCTGACAGAGGCGGAAAAGACCGAAATCAATGATCCCAATGCGATTGCGTTGGCGACGGTTGATTCCAATGGGTTGCCCAATTCGCGCATGGTCTTGCTGAAAGAGATCGAAGCGGACGCTTTTGTCTTTTATACAAATTACGAAAGCGCCAAGGCCCAGGAGCTGGACCAGGCTGGCAAGGCCTCCTTTGTCATGCATTGGAAATCCCTGCGGCGGCAAATCCGCGTGCGCGGCAATATCAGCCGCGAGGAGGGGCCAAAGGCGGATGAGTATTATGCCTCTCGCTCGCTCAAAAGCCGCCTTGGCGCCTGGGCCTCAAAACAGTCCCGGCCGCTGGACAGCCGTGCCAGCCTGATGGCTGAGGTGGCGAAGGTGACAGCCACCAAGGGGCCGAATCCCCCAAGACCGCCGTTTTGGGGTGGGTATCGAATTTCACCTGTCGAAATTGAGTTTTGGGCGGATGGGGCCTTTCGTTTACACGACCGTTTTACTTGGATTTATGATGCCGAACAGGACAAATGGTCTGTTTCGCGACTTAATCCTTAA
- a CDS encoding aminotransferase — protein sequence MTKSRTEATFLSPIVESRRWVEGVTFPSQRPLLNVSQAAPADPPPLGLRQALAEAALNQDDAHLYGAVLGRDGLRQALADQMSSHYAADISPAQVGITSGCNQAFAASIASLCGEGDEVIIPVPWYFNHKMWLDLSGVTARPLQVGDDMLPNLDAAQALITARTKAIVLVTPNNPTGVEYPAGLLRAYFDLAKSHGLTLIVDETYRDFDSRSGPPHALFQDPDWEQTLIHLYSFSKAYRLTGHRVGAIAAAPQRLFEMEKFLDTVTICPSQLGQIGAQWGIHNLQDWLAGERSEILARKQAIIDHFPSLQAQGWKLLGCGAYFAYVEHPFEAPAEEIAKKLVTDASVLMLPGTMFMPEGSKPAARQFRIAFANVDADGIAELFSRLCNFTP from the coding sequence ATGACCAAGTCGCGCACAGAGGCCACCTTTCTTTCGCCAATTGTCGAATCCCGTCGCTGGGTCGAAGGTGTCACTTTTCCCAGCCAGCGCCCTTTGCTCAACGTCAGCCAGGCCGCCCCGGCGGATCCGCCGCCACTGGGTCTGCGCCAGGCGCTGGCAGAGGCGGCGCTGAACCAAGATGACGCCCATCTTTATGGGGCGGTGCTGGGGCGCGACGGGTTGCGTCAGGCGCTCGCAGACCAGATGAGCAGCCATTACGCGGCTGACATCTCCCCCGCTCAGGTTGGGATCACCTCGGGCTGCAACCAGGCCTTTGCCGCCTCGATTGCATCGCTTTGCGGCGAAGGGGATGAGGTGATCATTCCGGTGCCCTGGTACTTCAACCACAAAATGTGGCTCGATCTCAGCGGCGTCACCGCCCGCCCGCTGCAGGTTGGCGATGATATGCTGCCAAATCTCGACGCCGCGCAGGCGCTGATCACAGCGCGGACCAAGGCCATCGTGCTGGTGACCCCCAACAACCCCACCGGCGTGGAATATCCCGCCGGCCTGCTGCGCGCCTATTTTGATCTGGCCAAATCCCACGGGCTTACCCTGATTGTGGACGAAACCTACCGTGACTTTGACAGCCGCTCAGGGCCACCTCACGCGCTGTTTCAGGATCCGGATTGGGAGCAGACCTTGATCCATCTGTATTCCTTCTCCAAAGCCTACCGTTTGACCGGCCACCGGGTTGGCGCCATCGCCGCAGCGCCGCAGCGCCTGTTTGAGATGGAGAAGTTTCTCGACACCGTTACCATCTGCCCGTCGCAGCTGGGACAGATCGGCGCGCAATGGGGTATTCACAACTTACAAGACTGGCTGGCTGGGGAACGGTCTGAAATCCTGGCCCGCAAACAGGCCATCATCGACCACTTCCCCAGCCTGCAAGCCCAGGGGTGGAAGCTGTTGGGATGCGGCGCCTATTTTGCCTATGTTGAACATCCCTTCGAAGCCCCCGCCGAAGAGATTGCCAAAAAACTGGTCACCGATGCCTCCGTGCTGATGTTGCCCGGCACCATGTTTATGCCGGAAGGCAGCAAACCTGCCGCGCGTCAGTTCCGCATAGCCTTTGCCAATGTGGATGCCGACGGAATAGCCGAGCTGTTCTCGCGGTTGTGCAACTTCACCCCGTAG
- the fabI gene encoding enoyl-ACP reductase FabI, translating into MSNQLLTGKRGLIMGLANDKSIAWGIAKACADAGAELAFSFQGDALKKRVVPLAEQLGSDIVLPCDVSDEASMDALFASLQEKWGKLDFVVHAIGFSDKSELRGRYVDTSRDNFQMTMDISVYSFTAIAKRAEKMMAEGGSMLTLTYYGAEQVMPHYNVMGVAKAALEASVKYLAEDLGKDGIRVNAISAGPIKTLAASGIGDFRYIMKWNEYNSPLRRNVTTDDVGKSALYLLSDLSSGVTGENLHVDAGYHVVGMKAVDAPDITK; encoded by the coding sequence ATGTCTAATCAACTGCTGACCGGCAAGCGCGGTCTGATCATGGGCCTGGCCAATGACAAATCGATTGCCTGGGGAATAGCCAAAGCCTGTGCCGATGCGGGTGCTGAGCTGGCCTTTTCCTTTCAGGGCGACGCTCTGAAAAAACGCGTCGTACCGCTGGCCGAACAGCTGGGGAGCGATATCGTTCTGCCCTGCGATGTTTCGGACGAAGCCTCGATGGATGCGCTGTTTGCCTCCTTGCAGGAAAAATGGGGTAAGCTGGACTTTGTGGTTCATGCCATTGGTTTCTCTGACAAGAGCGAGCTGCGCGGCCGCTACGTCGACACCAGCCGCGACAATTTCCAGATGACCATGGATATTTCGGTCTATTCCTTTACCGCCATCGCCAAACGCGCGGAAAAGATGATGGCTGAGGGCGGCTCGATGCTGACGCTCACCTATTATGGCGCCGAGCAGGTGATGCCGCACTATAATGTCATGGGTGTTGCCAAGGCCGCGCTAGAAGCCTCCGTCAAATATCTGGCCGAAGATCTGGGCAAAGACGGCATTCGCGTCAACGCCATCTCGGCTGGTCCGATCAAAACCCTGGCCGCCTCGGGTATTGGTGATTTCCGCTACATCATGAAGTGGAACGAATACAACTCGCCGCTGCGTCGCAATGTGACCACGGATGATGTGGGCAAATCGGCCCTGTACCTGCTGTCTGATCTCAGCTCCGGCGTGACCGGTGAGAACCTGCACGTGGATGCGGGCTATCACGTGGTTGGCATGAAAGCTGTCGACGCGCCTGACATTACAAAATAA
- the gpt gene encoding xanthine phosphoribosyltransferase yields the protein MTDRLPHEKGFHISWDQIHRDSRALAWRLDGQGPDNNAWRAVVAITRGGMAPAMIIARELDIRTVDTISVKSYHSGGGKADQQREAEVLKSPDPALMGDGEGILIIDDLVDSGKTLELVRAMYPKAHVATVYAKPKGRPMVDTFITEVSQDTWIFFPWDMALQYVEPYRGT from the coding sequence ATGACAGACCGCCTGCCGCATGAAAAAGGCTTTCATATCAGCTGGGACCAGATCCACCGAGACAGCCGGGCGCTGGCCTGGCGTTTGGATGGACAGGGGCCCGACAATAATGCCTGGCGCGCCGTGGTGGCAATCACCCGTGGCGGCATGGCCCCTGCAATGATCATCGCCCGCGAGCTGGACATCCGCACGGTCGATACCATCAGCGTGAAATCCTATCATTCCGGCGGCGGCAAGGCCGATCAACAGCGCGAAGCCGAAGTGCTGAAAAGCCCCGACCCCGCACTGATGGGCGATGGCGAAGGTATTCTGATCATCGACGATCTGGTGGACAGTGGCAAAACTCTGGAGCTGGTGCGGGCCATGTACCCCAAGGCGCATGTTGCCACCGTCTATGCCAAACCCAAAGGCCGCCCCATGGTTGATACCTTTATCACCGAGGTCAGCCAGGACACCTGGATCTTTTTCCCCTGGGATATGGCGCTGCAATATGTCGAGCCCTATCGCGGCACCTAG
- a CDS encoding peptidylprolyl isomerase, whose translation MATSIKKLSNTFVWILMGLLIVGLAGFGAVNFSSSMSAIALVGEEEVTVDEYLREMQREQRALQAQGGQSLTFAQMAAFGLDQAVLSRLISIASIDNEVKSLGISVGDDNLRQELAEIPAFQDASGKFDRQAYKFALQNVNLTESDFEADLRRESARTLVQGAIVVGAKMPNTMTKTMTDYIGARRSFSYVPFSPDQIALIQVVPDDAELKAFYDANTAQFTLPETKRITYAHLSPDMILDTVEVAEEALRALYAERSDQYQVAERRLVERLVFADEASATAAKAQLDAAETTFEALVEARGLSLQDIDLGDVTQPALSAAGEAVFAAAVHDVTGPLPSDLGPALYRINGRLEAQLTTFEQALPDLRDELAADRARRLIEQQAEDINDLLAGGATLEDLANESEMEVASLGWSGDTGEGITAYEGFRTAASVVTLEDFPSAEFLEDGSLFALRLDEILPERPEAFEEAKQKVLAAWEADRVATALQAQADALLAATSETGDFPEGTQVQTETGLTRTAYLDNTPADMMNQIFTMAPGDLKVIKGEASTVVVRLDEILAAEDNEETRLLAEALGTQLDQAVSEALFSAFISAAQLRAAPRVDEQALNAVMTNYQ comes from the coding sequence ATGGCCACAAGCATAAAAAAACTATCCAATACCTTTGTTTGGATCCTTATGGGCTTGCTGATTGTGGGCCTTGCCGGCTTTGGCGCGGTCAACTTTAGCAGCTCGATGTCCGCCATTGCCCTTGTTGGCGAGGAAGAGGTCACCGTTGACGAATACCTGCGCGAGATGCAGCGCGAACAGCGTGCGCTGCAGGCCCAGGGCGGTCAGAGCCTGACCTTTGCCCAAATGGCGGCCTTTGGTCTGGACCAGGCGGTTTTGAGCCGTCTGATCTCCATCGCCTCCATTGATAACGAAGTCAAAAGCCTCGGCATTTCTGTTGGCGATGACAATCTGCGCCAAGAGCTGGCCGAAATCCCGGCCTTTCAGGACGCCAGCGGCAAATTCGACAGGCAGGCGTATAAATTTGCGCTGCAGAACGTCAACCTGACCGAAAGCGATTTTGAGGCCGATCTGCGCCGCGAATCCGCCCGGACCCTGGTGCAAGGCGCCATCGTGGTCGGTGCCAAAATGCCGAACACCATGACCAAAACCATGACCGATTACATCGGTGCGCGCCGCAGTTTCTCTTATGTGCCGTTTAGCCCGGATCAGATCGCCCTGATCCAGGTGGTGCCAGACGACGCGGAGCTCAAGGCATTTTATGACGCCAACACGGCGCAGTTCACCCTGCCCGAAACCAAACGCATCACCTATGCGCACCTCAGCCCTGATATGATCCTGGACACCGTCGAGGTCGCAGAAGAGGCCCTGCGCGCACTTTATGCCGAACGCAGCGACCAGTATCAGGTGGCCGAGCGTCGCCTGGTGGAACGTCTGGTTTTTGCCGATGAGGCCAGCGCCACCGCTGCCAAGGCACAGCTGGATGCCGCTGAGACAACCTTTGAAGCTCTGGTCGAGGCGCGCGGTCTGTCGCTGCAGGATATCGACCTTGGCGATGTAACACAGCCCGCCCTGAGCGCGGCAGGCGAAGCGGTGTTTGCCGCTGCGGTGCATGATGTCACCGGTCCGCTGCCTTCCGATCTTGGCCCTGCCCTGTACCGGATCAATGGTCGCCTTGAGGCCCAGCTCACCACCTTTGAGCAGGCCCTGCCTGATCTGCGCGACGAGCTGGCAGCGGATCGCGCCCGCCGCCTGATCGAACAGCAGGCCGAAGACATCAACGATCTGCTTGCCGGCGGTGCAACGCTGGAAGATCTGGCAAATGAAAGCGAAATGGAAGTCGCCAGCCTGGGCTGGAGCGGCGACACCGGCGAAGGCATCACCGCCTATGAGGGCTTCCGTACCGCTGCCAGCGTGGTGACACTGGAAGATTTCCCCTCGGCCGAATTCCTCGAGGATGGTAGCCTGTTTGCGCTGCGCCTTGATGAGATCCTGCCGGAACGCCCCGAAGCCTTTGAAGAGGCCAAACAAAAGGTACTGGCCGCGTGGGAAGCCGATCGCGTTGCGACGGCGCTGCAGGCACAGGCGGACGCCCTGCTGGCGGCCACCTCTGAAACCGGCGATTTCCCCGAAGGCACCCAGGTCCAGACCGAAACCGGCCTCACCCGGACCGCTTACCTCGACAATACCCCAGCCGATATGATGAACCAGATCTTCACCATGGCGCCAGGGGATCTGAAAGTGATCAAAGGCGAGGCCAGCACCGTTGTGGTCCGTCTGGATGAGATCCTTGCCGCCGAGGACAACGAGGAGACGCGGCTCCTGGCAGAGGCTTTGGGCACCCAATTGGACCAGGCCGTCTCCGAGGCGCTGTTCTCTGCCTTTATCAGCGCCGCACAGCTGCGTGCAGCACCACGCGTTGATGAACAGGCGCTCAACGCCGTTATGACGAACTATCAGTAA
- a CDS encoding cold shock domain-containing protein, with translation MAEDLSSLQQIQGLVKWFDPTKGFGFVVSDLGGPDILLHVNVLRNFGQSSVADGTRVEIVTHRTDRGVQAVEVLAIHPPEREESPVLSDFADFDLSDLTSKPLVPARVKWFNKGKGFGFANIFGRSEDVFLHVEVLRQSGLADLQPGEALAVRVIDGKRGQMAAEVQAWEAALLENSQDS, from the coding sequence GTGGCAGAAGATCTGAGCAGCCTGCAGCAAATCCAAGGCCTCGTTAAATGGTTTGATCCCACCAAGGGATTTGGTTTTGTTGTGTCCGATCTGGGCGGCCCTGATATTTTGTTGCACGTAAATGTACTTCGTAATTTCGGACAGAGTTCCGTTGCAGATGGTACCCGTGTCGAAATAGTGACCCATCGCACCGATCGGGGGGTGCAGGCGGTCGAAGTCCTGGCAATCCATCCGCCAGAGCGCGAGGAGTCTCCGGTTCTGAGCGATTTTGCCGATTTTGACCTCAGTGATTTGACCTCCAAACCGCTGGTACCTGCGCGGGTGAAGTGGTTCAACAAAGGCAAGGGATTTGGTTTTGCCAATATCTTTGGTCGCAGCGAAGATGTCTTTCTGCATGTAGAGGTGCTGCGCCAATCTGGCTTGGCGGATCTACAACCTGGCGAAGCCCTGGCCGTGCGGGTGATTGACGGCAAACGCGGTCAAATGGCTGCCGAAGTTCAAGCCTGGGAAGCCGCCCTGCTTGAAAATAGTCAGGACAGCTGA